The Candidatus Binataceae bacterium DNA segment AGCTCACAAAAATTTTCCCGTCCCCGATTTTCCCCGTCCTGGCGGTCTCGGCGATCGCCTTGGCCACCGGCTCTACCAGGTCCTCGGCAACGACGATCGTGACGAGAATCTTCGGCAGAAAATCCACCGTGTACTCGGTCCCACGGTACATCTCCGTATGGCCCTTCTGGCGGCCGAACCCCTTGACCTCGGATACCGTGAGCCCGGTGATTCCGAGGGTCATGAGCCGCTCTTTCACTTCGTCGAGCTTAGACGGCCTAATTATCGCCTCAATTCGCTTCATTCGTCAGTCATCTCCTTGTTCGCGGAAAGCCCTTGTCAAAAGCACTTCGTGACTCGTCCCGGCCCCCGACCGAGGGAGTCGGGGCTTCGCGCAGAACTATGCATCTAGTCCGCGTGCACCTGTCCGCAAGAAAAGTGCCATGCAAAATGCAACTATGGTGCTATATAAAATTAGGACTTTTCGGTTAGATGCTTTCGCCATGATGCCCGCGAAACGGGCATCGGCTTAACGACTGAGCAGACGGGGCAGAAGAGACTTGCAGATCGAAATGCCGCCGGAGCGCGGGTCAGCTGTCGTCGCTCGACGACCGTGGCACGCCGACCGCGACGACTAGCAGCGGACTCTTGCCCGCGGCATGCGGCGCGAAGAACGCGGTGGTGTCGTCATCGTAGAAGGTCAAGCCTGTCGCGCCGCGGCCGAGCGTGTAAGCCGCGAGATAGACCTGTCCGCCATGCAGTCCGGCTTCCAGGTGAGCGTCGCGATAGGCCCGATTGCCGAGCGCGCCGAGCGCGCGCTCGAGATCGGCCATATAAACGATCAGCGCGGAGCAATCGGCGCCGAGCATCTGCTCGAGGCACAGGTAGCCGGCCTCGCGGCGAAAGCTGCCGGCCCTTAGCAATTCGAATTCGCCGCCTTGGCGATGGTAGTAGTACGTCCCGGATTCCATTCCTTCGACTGCGTTGACGATCAGATATGTATCGCTTAGCGGCGGGAAGTCGGCGGACGGATGGCGGCTCGAGACGACCAATATCGTGGCCAGTTCTTCGGCTGTTATCGGCCGCTCTGCGAAGGCTCGCGTCGATCCGCGTCTTAGAATCGTCTCGCCCAGGCTCATACCAGCGTCGGAGTCGAGAGTCTCGGGCTTCGCCTTGGTCGCCGCGGCCGATGGCGGAATCAAATCGATCTGTGCGCCAGCGACGGCAGCAACCTCGTCAGGTGTGAGCAGGCGGGACGCCTGATGCATCCGCACGAGGTCAGGGTAGCTTACCTCCTCGCGCGAGAGTTCGATCGTCTCGAGGACGAGCGGCTTCATCACCGGCTCCGCACCCGGCGCAGCCGTGCCGCCGCCGAGCGCGACGAGGCATAGCGCCGCTTCGCGCGCGCCGTCGATTCCGAGCAGCGCTTCGATCTCGGGGTCGGCAAAGGCGGTCACCAGGTCGGCGGAAATCCCCTCGGCCGACGCGGCGGCGAACAGATTGGCGAGTATCGTACCCGCATCCCAGAAGCAGTAGCGGTAGGCGCGCGCGCGATACTTCCACGCGCTGCGCCAGAAAATCGCGCTCAGCACGAGTACCGCGCGCGCCTGCAATAGCGAGGGACGTCCCGCCGCCGTGCGCGCAAGGAGTCCGCGCCAGTCCCCCCGGCGAAGCCCACGCAAGCGCAAATCGGCGGGCGAAAAATGATAGAGCCCCTGCTCGAGTTCGTCCGTCTCGGCCACGGCCGTATAGATCTCGATCGGATAGAGCGCCCCCGCCGACGGCGCCGCGCGAAAATGATAGTCCTGACCGCCGACCCGGACGCGCCGCGTGAGCCCGTTGGCGCAGAAGAGGATCCGCGTGAGCGCGTCTAATGTGAGCTCGCCGCCCTCACGGGAAAGTTCGCCGCCCTCGTGCGTACTGGCGTTCCGATCACCCCCCGCGCCGCCAGCGGCTATCGCGCCGAGCGCGGGAACGCGCGCGAGGCTTAGGTCGCGCGGCAGCGCGAGCCCGGAGACCTCGGGGTAGAGCTTGTATGGCAGCGGGCGATTGTCCCAATCCAGGTAATGCCCGCCGCTGCGCACGCTGGTGTACGAATGCTTGGTTGCCGCGTGATAGGTCCGCGCCGCTTCGATGTCGCGATTGCTCAATGTCCTCAGGCCCCCGCGCCGCCCGGGTCCGCGGCTCGCTTCGGAGCCTTCACCATACCATCTTGCCTGCGGAGCGGCTTGCGCCCGCTGGTCGGTATCGGCGGGCGCGTGCTATTGGCTAATCAGATCGATTCGGGGAGAGGCCGATGGGCGAGACCACACCCAGACTCAGTGCCGCCGAAGTGAAGGGCCTGTTCGAGAAGTTCAGCAACTGGGGCCGCTGGGGCAAAGATGACGAGCGCGGCGCGCTCAACTTCATCACAGCGCACAAACGCGCCGCCGCCGCACGCCTGGTGCAAAACGGCGAGATGGTCTCGATCGCGCTGCCGCTCTCGACCGCCTCCGGCCCCGACAATCCCACGCCGGTCACGCATCTGATGCTCCATTCGGGGACCGGTCATGCGGTTGCGCTCGACTATTTCGGAATGGCACCGCACGGGATGGCGTTTACCCATCTCGACGCGCTCTGCCATGTGTTCTGGGAGCGCAAGATGTACAACGGCTTCAGTTCGAGCGAGGTCGGACGGTGGGGAGCGCGCAAGTGCGGAATCGACGCCGCGCGCGAGGGCGTCGTGAGCCGCGGCGTGCTGCTCGATATCGCGCGGCTCAAGGGCGCCGAATGGATAGAGCCGGGCGAGCGCATCTTCCCCGAAGATCTCGACGCCGCCGAACGCGCGCATCGCGTGCGCGTCGAGGAGGGCGACGTGCTGCTCGTCCGGACGGGGCGGATGGCGCGGCAGAGAAAACTCGGTCCGTGGGACAGCCGCAGCGAGGGGATGGCGGGGCTCGATCCGAGTTGTCTGCCGTGGCTCCACGAACGGCGGATCGCGGTGCTCGGATGCGACGGCGTGAGCGACGCGCTCCCGACCGGCTACGGCAGCGAGCTGATTTTTCCGATTCACGTCGGGACCCTGGTCGCGATGGGCGTGCACCTGATCGACAACGCCGACCTCGAAGCGCTGGGCGCGGCCTGCGTCCGCCTTGAGCGCCACGAATTCATGTTCGCGATGCTGCCGCTCATCCTCGAGCGCGCGACGGCGTCGCCGGTGAATCCGGTGGCGGTCTTCTGACGCGACAAGGAGCAAACCATGCCTTCCGAAGCGATGGTAATCGACGCCGACGGTCACATTCTCGAACGGCCCGATCTGTGGGAGCGCTACCTCGAACCGCGGTATCGCGAACGCGCGATCCGGATCGTGACGGGGCAGGACGGCTACGAGTATCTCGATATCGACCGCAAGGTTTCGCGGCTCTGCCGCCGCGGCCAGCTTGCGACGCTGGGCGGGATGGGCAAAAAGGTGGCGGATGCGGCGCGGATGCGCGAGCGCGCGATGCGCGGCGAGCTGAGCCCCGAAGAGCTGCGCTACCAGATGCCCGGTCCGGGCGACACTTACATGGCCGGGGCGGCCTTCGGCACGATGGACATGAAAGAGCGGCTTGCGCTGCTCGATCGCGAAGGGATGGCCAAAGCGGTCCTCTATCCGACGCTCGGCCTGATGTGGGAGGCCGAGTGTTTCGACGCGGAAGTCGCCGGCGCCTACTGCCGCGCCTACAACCGGTGGATCGCGGAGTTCTGCCGCGATTCGGGCGGCCGCCTGGTCCCGATCGCGCACCTGTCGCTCGGCGATCCCGCGGGCGCCGCCGCCGAACTCGAGCGTGCGGTGAAGGACGGATGCAAGGGAGCATTCGTCGCGCCGTTCACGATCACCAAAGTCGCGCATGGCGACAAGGCGCACGACCGCGTGTTCGCAGCGGCGCAGGACCTCGACGTTCCGTTCGCGATCCATCCGACGTTCGAGCCGCTCGACTTGGGGGTACATCATCGCTTCGACAACTTCCGCTGGGCGGTCTGGTACTACGACCTGTTCGCAGGGCAGGGCGTCCAGCACGCGTTCGCGACCTTCTTCCAGTGCGGCACGTTCGATCGCTTTCCGGGCCTGCGCGTCGTGGTGCTGGAGTCGGGCGCCGGATGGATCGGCTATTTCCTCGACCGCGCCGACGCGATCTACGGCGGAACGCCCCTAGGCGGCACTGTGCGCCTCAAGGAAAAGCCCTCGCACTATTTCCGCGAGCGATGCTTCATCTCGGCCGATCCCGACGAACGCACGATCGCTGGGATGATGCGCCACGTGGGCGAAGACAAATTTTTCTGGGCCAGCGACTATCCGCATCCCGACCATCCCGGCAACTACCTCGAGGAGTTGCGCGGGATGGTCGCGCCGATGACCGAGGGCGGCCGGCGCGGGATTTTGGGCGAGAACGTCGCCCGCGCGTACAAGCTGATGTGACGCGCGCGGGCGCGCGGATTCCTCAACTGCGCGCGCCGCCGGACAGCGCCGGATGAATCCACATCTCGGAGTCCGCGCCGGCTTCGGCTTTGAGCCCGCCCATAAAGCGCGCGTTGTTGCCGTCGATAAAGATGTTCACGTGGCGACGAAGCTCCCCCTGTTCGTCGAGCACGCGGTCGCGGATGCCCGGATAGTCGCGCACCAGGGCTTCGATAGCTTCCCCTGCGGTTGTCCGCGCGCCGGTCGCCAGCGGCACTTCGATCACGTCCCGTCCGCCGGTCCATCGGCGGAGCGCCGAAGGAATATGCACGCGCATGGCCTAATGCACGACCGCCGTCTTGACGCACAAGACCGGGGGCAGAAATTCCGTGATCGCACGCCAGCTCTCGCCCTCGTCGTTCGATCCGTAAAGCTGTCCCCCGCGGGTGCCGAAATAGAGCCCGGCGGGGTCGAGCGCGTCGGCGGAGAACGCGTCGCGGAGCACGGTGAAAAATCCGTCGCGGTCGGGCAGGCCCTTGCCCAGCGGTTCCCACGACCCCCCCGCGTCACGCGAGCGCCACACGCGCGGGGCGCCGTCGCGCGGCACCCGGAACTCGTCCGAGGTCAGCGGAAAGGTGTAGATGGTCCCGCCGTGCCGCGGATGCGTCACCATCGGAAAGCCGAAATCCGACGGCAGGCCGTTTTCGATCGTTACCCACGAACGCGCCTCGTTGTCGGTGCGGTAGACGCCCGGATGGCTCTGCAGGTACATCCGTGAGGGATTTTCCCCATCGAACCGGATCTTATGCGGACAGAGCGTCGCGCCGGGAACGTCGGGATGGACCCTGAGGCCGTTGACGCAGGCGTTCCACGACTCGCCGCCGTCGTCGCTGCGATAGATGCCGCCCGAAGAGATCGCGGCGTACATGCGCCCGGGCTCGCACGGATGAACCAGGATCGAATGCAGGCAGAGTCCGCCGAAGCCGGGATTCCATTTCGGGCGGTCGGGATGCTTGAACAGCCCCTCATTCAGGCGAAAGTTCTCGCCGCGATCGTCGGAGCGAAACATCGCCGCGGGATCGACTCCGGCAAGCACCACGTCGGGCCCCAGCGGCGTCTCGGCCTCGAGCGCCCAGATCGCGCTGAGCGACTCGCCGCTGCCCTTGGGAAACTTGACGTTGCCCTCCGTCGGTTCGTTCCAGGTGGCGCCGAAGTCGTCCGACCAGCTGACCATCGCGCCCCAGTGGTTGCTCTTGTTGCCGACCACGATTCGCGGCGCACCCTTGCCGATGAAAGCCGCCGACCATACCGATTGTCCCGGGAAGTGCGGCCCGGACATTTTGAAATCGCCGCGCTTGCCGTCGCAGAGAAAAATGAAAGCGCCCTTGACCGTCCCGACCATCAGCATCAGATCGCCCGCTGCGGGCGAGAGGGTTTTCGCATGTGTCGTCGCCATAGTCACCTCCGAGGTTCCTGACTTTGTCGTTCGCCGCCGCCGCTCGAAACCCGCGCTAACGGCATATGCAAAGGCATTCGGCCATGCGATCGAGCCGCGCGTTCGAGAATTCCTGATTGGCCGTGTGCGCGAAGGATGAATAGCAAGGCGCCGCCGCCGAGCGCATCGACCCCGCCGCCGTGCCGTCGCGCGCCGAAATCTCCTCAATCGCCGCGCACGCCTCGCGTACCGCATCCGCCTCGCTCGCGGCCGCGCCGGCGCGATGCAAAGGCGGATCGACCAGCCGCCGGAACCACGTCCAGCGGTCCGTTCGCACCTCGAACCGCGTGCCCAGATGATCTCTGCGAAGGTCCATATTCAATCTCCGCCCGGTTACGACAAAACCTGCGGCGCGATCGCTTCGGGCGCCTGGCGGAGCGCGTTGAAGACCATCGCCGGCACCCGCAAACGATCGTCCTCGTAAACCTCGCGGATTTCCGTGAGCGCGCTGTCGCCGGCGAGCGTCGCCGCCGCCGCCGCCCGATCGAGCAGCGCGCTCTTCCCGCCGTCGAGCAGACCGTCATCGCCCATCGGCATCACGCCCCAGACGTCCCACGGCAGCATCTCCATCCCATTGAGCGCCGCGAGATCGCGCACCACGTTGCCGGCGATAAACCACGCTCCGCGAAGCCCGGGCACGAAGGAGAGACCGAAGCGCCCGGCCTCGGCGCGCCCGGTCCGGCACATCTGCCAAGCTTCGCCGGCGACGATGAAGCGGTCGCGCGGAACGTCGAGCGGATCGAAATCGACGGGCAGGATTTCCCGCTGTACCGCGTCGAGCTGCGCGTCAACCAGGATCCAGCGCGCCTTATCCGCGTTCCAGTACTCGCACACCCAATGGTCTTCGAACCTGCCGGGCGTGAAGTACGCGCCAAAGCCGCATCGCGCGCGCGCCGCAACGCCTTGTCGGCGAAGGATCGCGCAGAGCATCAGCGAAAAATGACGGCACACCGCGGCCATCCGATCGCCCGGCGCGCGCGCAACGGTCAGAGGGCGGCCGTCAAGCGCGCGAATCCGCGCGAGGATCTCCCCAATCGGCCGCAGGTGTGCATCATTGATGCGCTCTTCGGAGAGCGTCACGCCGTAGGCGAACGACGCCATGTCGCGATGGATCAGCAGACCGTGTACCAGTTCGCAGAGCGCCGCGATGCCGCGGGGGAAGGCGCCCGGCTCCGCCGCGCGCGTGTCGATCGCCGTCATCGCTCCGCATTGCCGATAGTATTCCTGCGGATTTTCCATGATGTTGCGCCCTCGACTCCAGCGTCGCTCCGATGACGAGGTCAGGCGGCCGCCGCCAGGAAGTTGGCGAGGCGCTCCATGCTGTCGGTCCAGCCTCCTCGGTGCGAGTCACGCGCGGTCACCGACTCGAAGACTGCCTGATGCAGCTTGAGCCTGGTCTTCGCGCCGTGCTCCGCGAGCGTCACCGTCAAGACCGTTTCCGGGCGCGTGGCGTTGCCGTCCGCATCCGTCCACACGAAGGTCGAAACCAGCCGCTCGGGCTCCACGATCTCGCGATAGACGCCCTTCAAAAAATGTTCGGTGCCCTGGGGCGAGCGCATGTGCAGGCGATACCCGCCGCCAACGCGGAAGTCATGACTGATCACCGTGTTGGTGAAGCCGTGAGGGCCGAACCAGCGGGCCATCCGCTCGGCCTCGGTCCAGGCTTTGAACACGAGAGGGCGCGGCGCGTCGAAGGTCCGTTCGATCACGAGCACGCGGTCTTCGGGCATGGCAGCGGTGCTACTTTGTGCGTCCATTTTTCGTCTTCTCCATGGTTTTTGCTTCGGTTTCCTTGAGTTCGCGCAAATAGTCGTCGAGCCGATCGAAGCTCTCCTCCCAGAAGCGCCGGTAGCGCTCGAGGAAGTCGGAGGCGTCCTTGAGCGGACCCGCCGCGAGCCGGCACGGCCGCCACTGCGCTTCGCGTCCGCGCGCGATGAGTCCCGCGCGTTCGAGGACCTTAAGATGCTTGGAGATGGCAGGAAGGCTCATCTCGAACGGCGCCGCGAGCTCGGTGACCGAGCGTTCGCCTGCGGCCAGCCGGGCTAGGATCGCGCGCCGGGTGGGGTCGGAGAGGGCGGCGAACGTGGCGCTCAATCGGTCGGTCGCAGTGGATTGCTGAACCATGCGGTTAAATAACCTAATGGTTAATTACAACCATCGCGCTCATGTGTCAAGCCCCTCAAGAAAAAGTTTGCGGAGATTGCCGCAAAACAGATCGCCGAATGCGCGCGACGCAACGCGCGCTTCATCCGGGTGAACCAGGCGCAAGGACTCGCCGAAAAACCCGGCGCTTCGATTTATTCAGGGTCGGCGGCCGCTGCGGCCGCGGATGCAAGAGCCTGAACGCGCGATCGATGGCGCTGCGGAAAAACGGGCGGCGAGAAAAATTCAGGAAGAGGAATTCAGGACGAGGCCGGCGCCGAGCCCGGCTTCGGAGGAATCACGCCGATACGCGCAAGCTCCTCCTTGAGGATCGCGCGCGAGAGCGGCTTGCACAGCACCGCTGAAGCGCCGAGTTCGTAGCTTTGCGCGATGTCGAGATCGTAGAGCGAGCTCGTGATCACGAACATCGGCACGTGCGAGCACGGATCGTGCGCGCGCGCCGCCGAGAGCACGGCGAACCCGCCATTGTCCGGCAGGCGCAGATCGACCAGCATCAGGTCGGGCCGATCAGTGTCGGTGAACTGCTGGATCAACTCGACGGCCTCGTCGGCGTTTTCAGCCACGATAACTTCGCTCGCGTCGCCCAGCACCTGGCGAATCACGGTCACCGCGATGAAGGAGTGTTCGGGATTATCCTCGACCAGGAAAACTCTGACGCCGAATTCCGGCGGTGATTGCTCGTTGGTGTCCATACAGCCTCGCACTCAGCACTATACATTAATCGCGGCGCAAGTAACGCGATGGGGCGCAATGCCCCGAAGAAACTCCGGGTCACGGGCCGCGTTGCGAGGGAAGGAATACAATTGCCATGCCAGCACTACGCAACTATTGTTAGTTGTTCGAGTAGCTCTACGCTCATTTTCACGCTTTCCTTTCGGTTTGTGGCAATGCGCCGTGCGAGGCGAAATCATTGATAAAGTTGACTGTTAGCTTCTTTTGGCAATCTATAACAAACAAGGATAGCCCGACGTTCCTGGCAAACGCGTCCGCGGACGCTTTGACGAAAAACTGCGAGCGAGGCGTTCGACGGTCATTATCGCAACGGTTGTTGCACATCGGCACAACTCTGGCCGATTCTGACAGCGCGCCGCGAGCCTGGTGCGGCGCGCGATAAGGGTGAGGAGGTTTTCCGGAGTGGGGCTTCTCGCGTCGCTTGGCAATTCGCGATGGTTCGACAGCGCGCTGGTGCGCAAATGTTCGGCGCTCGTCAGCGAGGACCTGTCAGCCACC contains these protein-coding regions:
- a CDS encoding P-II family nitrogen regulator, which encodes MKRIEAIIRPSKLDEVKERLMTLGITGLTVSEVKGFGRQKGHTEMYRGTEYTVDFLPKILVTIVVAEDLVEPVAKAIAETARTGKIGDGKIFVSSLDEIMRIRTGERGPSAI
- a CDS encoding SagB/ThcOx family dehydrogenase, whose protein sequence is MSNRDIEAARTYHAATKHSYTSVRSGGHYLDWDNRPLPYKLYPEVSGLALPRDLSLARVPALGAIAAGGAGGDRNASTHEGGELSREGGELTLDALTRILFCANGLTRRVRVGGQDYHFRAAPSAGALYPIEIYTAVAETDELEQGLYHFSPADLRLRGLRRGDWRGLLARTAAGRPSLLQARAVLVLSAIFWRSAWKYRARAYRYCFWDAGTILANLFAAASAEGISADLVTAFADPEIEALLGIDGAREAALCLVALGGGTAAPGAEPVMKPLVLETIELSREEVSYPDLVRMHQASRLLTPDEVAAVAGAQIDLIPPSAAATKAKPETLDSDAGMSLGETILRRGSTRAFAERPITAEELATILVVSSRHPSADFPPLSDTYLIVNAVEGMESGTYYYHRQGGEFELLRAGSFRREAGYLCLEQMLGADCSALIVYMADLERALGALGNRAYRDAHLEAGLHGGQVYLAAYTLGRGATGLTFYDDDTTAFFAPHAAGKSPLLVVAVGVPRSSSDDS
- a CDS encoding cyclase family protein: MGETTPRLSAAEVKGLFEKFSNWGRWGKDDERGALNFITAHKRAAAARLVQNGEMVSIALPLSTASGPDNPTPVTHLMLHSGTGHAVALDYFGMAPHGMAFTHLDALCHVFWERKMYNGFSSSEVGRWGARKCGIDAAREGVVSRGVLLDIARLKGAEWIEPGERIFPEDLDAAERAHRVRVEEGDVLLVRTGRMARQRKLGPWDSRSEGMAGLDPSCLPWLHERRIAVLGCDGVSDALPTGYGSELIFPIHVGTLVAMGVHLIDNADLEALGAACVRLERHEFMFAMLPLILERATASPVNPVAVF
- a CDS encoding amidohydrolase family protein, encoding MPSEAMVIDADGHILERPDLWERYLEPRYRERAIRIVTGQDGYEYLDIDRKVSRLCRRGQLATLGGMGKKVADAARMRERAMRGELSPEELRYQMPGPGDTYMAGAAFGTMDMKERLALLDREGMAKAVLYPTLGLMWEAECFDAEVAGAYCRAYNRWIAEFCRDSGGRLVPIAHLSLGDPAGAAAELERAVKDGCKGAFVAPFTITKVAHGDKAHDRVFAAAQDLDVPFAIHPTFEPLDLGVHHRFDNFRWAVWYYDLFAGQGVQHAFATFFQCGTFDRFPGLRVVVLESGAGWIGYFLDRADAIYGGTPLGGTVRLKEKPSHYFRERCFISADPDERTIAGMMRHVGEDKFFWASDYPHPDHPGNYLEELRGMVAPMTEGGRRGILGENVARAYKLM
- a CDS encoding transglutaminase domain-containing protein, which translates into the protein MENPQEYYRQCGAMTAIDTRAAEPGAFPRGIAALCELVHGLLIHRDMASFAYGVTLSEERINDAHLRPIGEILARIRALDGRPLTVARAPGDRMAAVCRHFSLMLCAILRRQGVAARARCGFGAYFTPGRFEDHWVCEYWNADKARWILVDAQLDAVQREILPVDFDPLDVPRDRFIVAGEAWQMCRTGRAEAGRFGLSFVPGLRGAWFIAGNVVRDLAALNGMEMLPWDVWGVMPMGDDGLLDGGKSALLDRAAAAATLAGDSALTEIREVYEDDRLRVPAMVFNALRQAPEAIAPQVLS
- a CDS encoding SRPBCC domain-containing protein, with the translated sequence MDAQSSTAAMPEDRVLVIERTFDAPRPLVFKAWTEAERMARWFGPHGFTNTVISHDFRVGGGYRLHMRSPQGTEHFLKGVYREIVEPERLVSTFVWTDADGNATRPETVLTVTLAEHGAKTRLKLHQAVFESVTARDSHRGGWTDSMERLANFLAAAA
- a CDS encoding metalloregulator ArsR/SmtB family transcription factor, translated to MSATFAALSDPTRRAILARLAAGERSVTELAAPFEMSLPAISKHLKVLERAGLIARGREAQWRPCRLAAGPLKDASDFLERYRRFWEESFDRLDDYLRELKETEAKTMEKTKNGRTK
- a CDS encoding response regulator; its protein translation is MDTNEQSPPEFGVRVFLVEDNPEHSFIAVTVIRQVLGDASEVIVAENADEAVELIQQFTDTDRPDLMLVDLRLPDNGGFAVLSAARAHDPCSHVPMFVITSSLYDLDIAQSYELGASAVLCKPLSRAILKEELARIGVIPPKPGSAPASS